Proteins from one [Limnothrix rosea] IAM M-220 genomic window:
- a CDS encoding endonuclease domain-containing protein, producing the protein MAKKLRNSMTPGEIAVWQMIKGKKLMGYDFDRQRPIDEFIVDFYCKDLMLAIEIDGFSHDSLEAQLKDEYRQKTLESFGIHFLRFSESDAKNHSKSVVEAIQNWIMVYISSSKI; encoded by the coding sequence TTGGCAAAAAAGCTTCGCAACAGCATGACTCCCGGCGAAATTGCTGTATGGCAAATGATTAAAGGGAAAAAACTAATGGGGTATGATTTTGACCGTCAGCGTCCCATTGATGAATTTATTGTTGATTTCTATTGCAAGGATTTAATGTTAGCGATTGAAATTGATGGGTTTAGCCATGATTCTTTAGAGGCTCAGCTCAAGGATGAGTATCGGCAAAAAACTTTGGAGTCTTTTGGCATTCATTTTTTACGTTTCTCGGAGTCTGATGCGAAAAATCATTCTAAAAGCGTTGTCGAAGCAATACAGAATTGGATCATGGTATATATTTCTTCTTCTAAAATTTAA
- a CDS encoding tetratricopeptide repeat protein gives MILDSFIWTQAVTAEKIYNIGNIENATFLNQSLDYQNLKQRIDEKREYLEFLQAKGDTAKAIKADGELQQLLKELEQLKDSVFRLYETFTKIEINTERLRQAKTYFELGQFREADAILKAEDINADLDKLLDREQQLAQEQTQIQASKTQIADEFLIKARLWATFYDEKDWFERVCEYFDGALRATKTTEILFEYAVFLQKHNQFKKALPLYEEALEIRRQLAATNPQSFLPDVAMTLNNLAILHKALNEYETALGEYEEALEIYRQLAATNPQSFLPDVAMTLNNLAVLHSDRNEYETALGEYEEALEIYRQLAATNPQSFLPYVAGTLNNLAVLHKALNEYETALGEYEEALEIYRQLAATNPQSFLPYVAGTLNNLAVLHSDRNEYETALGEYEEALEIYRQLAATNPQSFLPYVAGTLNNLGLLHKALNEYETALGEYEEALEIYRQLAATNPQSFLPYVATTLNNLAVLHSDRNEYETALGEYEEALEIRRQLAATNPQSFLPDVAMTAINLSIFYLQAVGDQKKSIALAQECIEIARDFSFIPIVQQYAAAAQQVLDAWEQT, from the coding sequence TTGATTTTAGATTCGTTTATTTGGACACAGGCAGTGACGGCAGAGAAAATCTACAACATCGGCAATATTGAGAATGCGACTTTTCTGAATCAATCGCTGGATTATCAGAATCTCAAACAACGCATCGACGAAAAACGAGAATATCTAGAATTTCTACAGGCGAAAGGCGACACCGCAAAAGCCATCAAAGCCGATGGGGAACTGCAACAACTCCTCAAAGAACTGGAACAACTTAAAGACTCAGTCTTTCGGCTATACGAAACCTTCACGAAAATCGAGATTAATACCGAACGACTACGGCAGGCAAAAACATATTTTGAGCTGGGGCAATTTCGGGAGGCAGATGCAATCCTCAAAGCGGAGGACATTAATGCCGACCTCGACAAACTCCTCGACCGGGAACAGCAACTCGCACAAGAACAAACGCAGATTCAGGCGAGTAAAACACAGATTGCCGATGAGTTTCTGATTAAGGCGCGGCTGTGGGCGACTTTCTACGATGAAAAAGATTGGTTTGAGCGGGTCTGTGAATACTTCGACGGCGCACTCAGGGCAACTAAAACCACAGAGATTTTGTTTGAATATGCCGTCTTTCTGCAAAAACACAATCAATTTAAAAAGGCTCTCCCCCTCTACGAAGAAGCCCTTGAGATAAGGAGGCAATTAGCGGCAACCAATCCCCAGTCCTTTCTGCCCGATGTGGCGATGACCCTCAACAATTTGGCGATTTTGCACAAAGCATTGAACGAATATGAAACGGCCTTAGGGGAGTACGAAGAAGCCCTTGAGATATACCGGCAATTAGCGGCAACCAATCCCCAGTCCTTTCTGCCCGATGTGGCGATGACCCTCAACAATTTGGCGGTTTTGCACAGCGATCGCAACGAATATGAAACGGCCTTAGGGGAGTACGAAGAAGCCCTTGAGATATACCGGCAATTAGCGGCAACCAATCCCCAGTCCTTTCTGCCTTACGTTGCAGGAACCCTCAACAATTTGGCGGTTTTGCACAAAGCATTGAACGAATATGAAACGGCCTTAGGGGAGTACGAAGAAGCCCTTGAGATATACCGGCAATTAGCGGCAACCAATCCCCAGTCCTTTCTGCCCTACGTTGCAGGAACCCTCAACAATTTGGCGGTTTTGCACAGCGATCGCAACGAATATGAAACGGCCTTAGGGGAGTACGAAGAAGCCCTTGAGATATACCGGCAATTAGCGGCAACCAATCCCCAGTCCTTTCTGCCCTACGTTGCAGGAACCCTCAACAATTTGGGGCTTTTGCACAAAGCATTGAACGAATATGAAACGGCCTTAGGGGAGTACGAAGAAGCCCTTGAGATATACCGGCAATTAGCGGCAACCAATCCCCAGTCCTTTCTGCCCTACGTTGCTACGACCCTCAACAATTTGGCGGTTTTGCACAGCGATCGCAACGAATATGAAACGGCCTTAGGGGAGTACGAAGAAGCCCTTGAGATAAGGAGGCAATTAGCGGCAACCAATCCCCAGTCCTTTCTGCCCGATGTGGCGATGACTGCGATTAATCTCAGTATTTTTTATCTTCAGGCTGTTGGCGATCAGAAAAAATCTATCGCCCTTGCTCAAGAATGCATTGAAATCGCAAGAGATTTTTCTTTTATTCCAATTGTTCAGCAATATGCCGCCGCTGCTCAACAGGTTCTCGATGCATGGGAGCAAACTTAA
- a CDS encoding 5-formyltetrahydrofolate cyclo-ligase — translation MSQNPWSQYCPPKEILRQKIWQRLVAEKAVQIDPRGHIPNFLGAKQAAAQLRQLEMWRKARVVKCNPDQPQAPVRAAALEDGKLVYMAVPRLVDDHCFVVLRREWVLERGLSFAVASQKKVFLQLGRPVSFTEMRPLDLAIVGCVAASKAGGRTGKGAGFADLELAMLQHFGLIKDEMQIATTIHAEQLVSSKVLPLESHDWSLDWVCTPERAIATNHSHPQPQGLDWDKIKPEQWRSIPILKKLKGS, via the coding sequence ATGTCTCAAAATCCTTGGTCGCAGTACTGCCCACCAAAGGAAATACTCCGACAAAAAATATGGCAGCGTTTGGTCGCGGAGAAGGCTGTACAGATTGATCCCCGTGGTCATATCCCAAATTTTCTGGGGGCAAAGCAGGCGGCGGCGCAGTTGCGGCAGTTAGAGATGTGGCGCAAGGCTCGCGTGGTCAAATGTAATCCGGATCAACCCCAAGCTCCCGTCAGGGCAGCGGCTCTAGAGGATGGCAAACTGGTTTATATGGCTGTGCCCCGTTTAGTGGATGACCATTGTTTTGTGGTGTTACGACGGGAATGGGTTTTAGAGCGGGGTCTTAGTTTTGCGGTGGCATCCCAAAAAAAAGTATTTTTACAGCTTGGTCGTCCGGTAAGTTTTACGGAAATGAGGCCTCTGGATTTGGCGATCGTGGGTTGTGTCGCGGCGAGTAAGGCTGGGGGACGTACCGGAAAAGGGGCAGGGTTTGCGGATCTCGAACTGGCGATGTTACAACATTTTGGGTTGATTAAAGATGAGATGCAGATTGCCACCACCATTCACGCGGAACAATTGGTGTCGTCGAAAGTATTGCCGCTAGAATCCCATGATTGGTCATTGGATTGGGTGTGCACGCCGGAACGGGCAATTGCGACAAATCATAGTCACCCACAACCGCAGGGCTTAGACTGGGACAAAATCAAACCGGAGCAGTGGCGTTCAATTCCAATTTTGAAAAAGCTTAAAGGATCTTAA
- a CDS encoding glycosyltransferase family 4 protein produces MPTELFYPIIFLISFSLVLVLTPIVKTVGLQSGLFDEPDERKVHSEPMVRLGGTAIFTGTIAAIAYGLLQSGINLRGDVPLLALLIGAIAFFAIGLLDDLFELSAISRLILQFIVAAITWYFGVRIDYLALPFGSAFSVGLLSLPFTLIWLVGMVNAINWIDGLDGLAAGVTSITSTLFFVVMLVVGEPSVAILAIALAGAAIGFLRYNFNPAQLFMGDGGSYFIGFILAGLATLGLSGEPTARAVMLPYIILLVPVLDMTVVVFARLGDGVSPFKPDKRHLHHRLLSAGFSQKTAVIFIYLLTLWSGSFALAIAGLARGEIVIAGTSVLLGTIGWQLWRTRDVATTQK; encoded by the coding sequence ATGCCAACGGAACTTTTTTACCCGATTATTTTTCTGATTTCCTTTAGTCTTGTTTTAGTTTTAACGCCAATTGTCAAAACCGTTGGGTTGCAGAGTGGTCTGTTTGATGAACCTGACGAACGGAAGGTGCATAGTGAGCCGATGGTGCGTTTGGGTGGTACTGCTATTTTTACTGGCACGATCGCCGCGATCGCCTACGGATTGTTGCAGTCTGGTATTAATTTGAGGGGCGATGTTCCCTTACTCGCTTTACTCATTGGGGCGATCGCCTTTTTTGCCATTGGCTTACTGGATGATTTGTTCGAGCTGAGTGCGATTTCTCGGCTAATTTTACAATTTATTGTGGCGGCGATCACTTGGTATTTTGGGGTTCGTATCGACTATTTGGCGCTGCCTTTTGGCTCGGCTTTTTCCGTTGGTCTTTTAAGTTTGCCGTTTACCCTCATTTGGCTGGTGGGGATGGTGAATGCCATTAACTGGATTGATGGCCTTGATGGTCTTGCTGCCGGGGTGACTAGCATTACGAGTACTTTATTTTTTGTGGTGATGTTGGTGGTTGGTGAACCTTCGGTGGCAATTTTGGCGATCGCCTTAGCTGGTGCAGCCATTGGGTTTTTGCGATACAACTTCAATCCAGCTCAACTGTTTATGGGCGATGGCGGGTCTTATTTTATTGGCTTTATTTTGGCGGGCTTGGCAACCCTTGGGTTATCGGGGGAGCCGACGGCGCGAGCGGTAATGTTGCCCTATATTATTTTGCTGGTGCCGGTGCTAGATATGACGGTGGTTGTCTTTGCGCGCTTAGGGGATGGTGTGTCTCCTTTCAAACCGGACAAACGTCACTTACACCATCGTTTACTCAGTGCCGGTTTTTCCCAAAAAACAGCCGTGATTTTTATCTATCTCCTCACCCTTTGGTCTGGGAGCTTTGCGTTGGCGATCGCCGGCCTAGCAAGGGGCGAAATTGTCATTGCGGGGACATCGGTGCTGTTGGGGACAATTGGCTGGCAGCTATGGCGTACCCGTGATGTGGCCACAACTCAAAAGTAA
- the glyA gene encoding serine hydroxymethyltransferase, producing the protein MTHTNLDFLAQTDDLVAGMIASELNRQRVHLELIASENFTSPAVMAAQGSVLTNKYAEGLPKKRYYGGCEFVDQVEQVAIDRVKELFGAAHANVQPHSGAQANFAVFLTLLEPGDKIMGMDLSHGGHLTHGSPVNVSGKWFEVVQYGVNKETERLDYDEIREIALREKPKMIICGYSAYPRIIEFEKFRAIADEIGAYLMADIAHIAGLVATGHHPNPLPHCDVVTTTTHKTLRGPRGGLIMTRDADLGKKFDKAVFPGTQGGPLEHVIAGKAVAFGEALKPEFKAYSAQVIANAQAMAKTLVSRGFKLVSDGTDNHLMLVDMRSIGMNGKRADQLISAINITANKNTVPFDPEKPWIGSGIRLGSPAMTTRGLLEADFAEIANIIADRLLNPEDEAIKQDCLGRVADLCEKFPLYPHLQMPVATAV; encoded by the coding sequence GTGACTCATACCAACCTTGATTTTTTGGCGCAAACCGATGACCTCGTTGCCGGCATGATTGCCAGTGAACTCAATCGCCAACGGGTGCATTTAGAACTGATTGCTAGCGAGAATTTTACGTCTCCAGCGGTAATGGCTGCCCAAGGCTCTGTTTTAACGAATAAGTATGCAGAGGGTTTACCAAAGAAACGCTACTACGGCGGTTGTGAGTTTGTGGATCAGGTTGAGCAAGTTGCCATTGACCGTGTCAAGGAGCTGTTTGGTGCAGCCCACGCCAATGTGCAGCCCCACTCTGGTGCTCAGGCGAATTTCGCGGTATTTCTAACGCTGCTGGAGCCGGGCGACAAGATTATGGGGATGGATTTATCCCATGGTGGTCATTTGACCCACGGTTCACCAGTGAATGTTTCGGGTAAGTGGTTTGAGGTGGTTCAGTATGGCGTAAATAAGGAAACTGAGCGGTTGGACTATGACGAAATCCGTGAGATTGCCCTCCGTGAAAAGCCCAAGATGATCATTTGTGGCTATTCTGCTTATCCTCGCATTATTGAGTTTGAAAAGTTCCGGGCGATCGCCGACGAGATTGGCGCGTATCTGATGGCGGACATTGCTCACATTGCTGGTCTGGTTGCCACTGGGCATCACCCTAATCCTTTGCCCCACTGTGATGTGGTGACGACAACAACTCACAAAACATTGCGTGGCCCCCGTGGCGGTTTGATCATGACCCGCGATGCTGACCTCGGTAAGAAATTTGACAAAGCTGTGTTCCCCGGAACCCAAGGTGGCCCCCTAGAGCATGTGATTGCGGGTAAAGCGGTTGCTTTTGGTGAAGCCCTCAAGCCGGAGTTTAAGGCTTATTCAGCTCAGGTGATTGCGAATGCCCAAGCGATGGCGAAAACGTTGGTTAGCCGGGGTTTTAAGTTGGTTTCTGATGGTACTGACAACCACTTAATGCTCGTGGATATGCGTTCCATTGGTATGAATGGTAAGCGTGCTGACCAGCTGATTAGCGCGATTAACATCACAGCTAACAAAAATACTGTTCCCTTTGATCCTGAGAAGCCTTGGATTGGTAGCGGTATCCGTCTTGGTTCCCCGGCTATGACTACCCGTGGGTTGCTTGAGGCAGACTTTGCAGAGATTGCAAATATCATCGCCGATCGCCTGCTAAACCCTGAGGATGAAGCGATTAAGCAAGATTGTCTCGGACGAGTGGCTGATCTGTGTGAGAAGTTCCCGCTGTATCCCCATCTTCAGATGCCCGTTGCCACGGCAGTTTAG